A window from Rhineura floridana isolate rRhiFlo1 chromosome 19, rRhiFlo1.hap2, whole genome shotgun sequence encodes these proteins:
- the PPP1CC gene encoding serine/threonine-protein phosphatase PP1-gamma catalytic subunit isoform X3: protein MADIDKLNIDSIIQRLLEVRGSKPGKNVQLQENEIRGLCLKSREIFLSQPILLELEAPLKICGDIHGQYYDLLRLFEYGGFPPESNYLFLGDYVDRGKQSLETICLLLAYKIKYPENFFLLRGNHECASINRIYGFYDECKRRYNIKLWKTFTDCFNCLPIAAIVDEKIFCCHGGLSPDLQSMEQIRRIMRPTDVPDQGLLCDLLWSDPDKDVLGWGENDRGVSFTFGAEVVAKFLHKHDLDLICRAHQVVEDGYEFFAKRQLVTLFSAPNYCGEFDNAGAMMSVDETLMCSFQILKPAEKKKPNASRPVTPPRGMITKQAKK, encoded by the exons taaGAGGGTCAAAACCTGGAAAAAATGTGCAACTTCAAGAGAATGAAATAAGAGGATTGTGCTTGAAATCTCGAGAAATCTTTCTCAGTCAACCCATTCTGTTAGAACTTGAAGCACCACTTAAAATATGTG gTGACATTCATGGACAATACTATGATTTACTTCGACTGTTTGAATATGGAGGTTTCCCACCAGAAAGCAACTATCTATTTCTTGGTGACTATGTTGATAGAGGAAAACAATCTTTGGAAACAATTTGTCTTTTACTGGCCTACAAGATAAAATATCCAGAGAATTTTTTCCTCCTTAGAGGGAACCATGAATGTGCCAGCATTAATAGAATTTATGGCTTCTACGATGAAT GTAAAAGAAGATATAACATCAAGCTGTGGAAAACCTTCACTGACTGCTTTAATTGTTTACCAATTGCAGCCATTGTGGATGAGAAAATATTTTGCTGTCATGGAG GCTTATCACCAGACCTTCAATCAATGGAACAAATCAGACGAATTATGCGGCCTACAGATGTGCCAGATCAGGGCCTCCTTTGTGATCTGCTGTGGTCTGACCCTGACAAAGATGTCCTGGGATGGGGTGAAAATGATAGAGGAGTTTCTTTCACATTTGGAGCTGAAGTGGTTGCAAAGTTCCTTCACAAACATGATTTGGATCTTATATGCAGAGCTCATCAG GTGGTTGAGGATGGATATGAGTTCTTTGCAAAAAGACAACTGGTAACTctgttttctgccccaaattacTGTGGGGAGTTTGACAATGCTGGTGCCATGATGAGTGTGGATGAGACTCTAATGTGTTCCTTCCAG ATCTTGAAGCCTGCTGAGAAGAAGAAGCCCAATGCTAGCCGACCTGTAACGCCACCCAGGGGTATGATCACAAAACAAGCAAAGAAATAA